The Streptomyces phaeolivaceus genome has a window encoding:
- the hrpB gene encoding ATP-dependent helicase HrpB translates to MIRYDALDALPVRGALPALDTALEGHGTAVLVAPPGTGKTTLVPLALAGLLDGGPVRRVVVAEPRRIAARAAARRMAWLLGEKVGESVGYTVRGERVVGPRARVEVVTTGVLLQRLQRDQELPGVDVVVLDECHERHLDADTVAAFLLDVRAALRPELRLVAASATTDAQGWARLLGGAPVVAAQGVSYPVEIVWAPPARPVRPPHGMRVDPAALTHVASVVRRALAEREGDVLCFLPGVGEIARVAGQLGDLGDVEVLQVHGRAPAAVQDAVLAGGERRRVVLATSVAESSLTVPGVRVVVDSGLAREPRVDHARGLSALTTVRASQAAGRQRAGRAGREAPGAVYRCWAEAEDARLPRFPSPEIKVADLTAFALQAACWGDPEGTGLALLDPPPGGAMAAARSVLAAIGAVSATGRATERGTRMSRLGLHPRLARALLDATPLVGAERAAEVVALLSEEPPREYGDDLAAALRRARRGGDAYAARWRTETRRLRAASPPAPPARSLSHPQSTHDSPPGEPCGDAPQGGGEDRRVGVVVALAFPERVAKRDGGSYLMVSGTRAEVPEGSALRGVPWIAVAVADRAVGAGHARVRLGVVVDEGVAREAAGNLYGRVEEVAWRDGDVVARRVERLGAVELAVRPLREAAPGLVREALLEGLRTEGLGLLRWSEDAARLRERLAFLRERLGEPWPEVSDGALHARVDDWLEPELGRARRRADLGRIDAGEGLRRLLPWATGDAVRLDELAPERIEVPSGSRIRVDYARPEQPVLAVKLQEMFGLRESPVLAGVPVLVHLLSPAGRPAAVTADLASFWRDGYKAVRAELRGRYPKHPWPEDPATAEATRHTNARLRR, encoded by the coding sequence GTGATCCGTTACGACGCCCTGGACGCGCTGCCCGTGCGCGGCGCCCTGCCCGCTCTGGACACCGCTCTGGAGGGGCACGGCACCGCCGTCCTCGTGGCGCCGCCCGGCACGGGCAAGACGACGCTGGTGCCGCTCGCCCTGGCGGGGCTGCTGGACGGCGGCCCCGTACGGCGGGTGGTCGTCGCCGAACCACGGCGGATCGCGGCGCGGGCGGCGGCACGGCGGATGGCGTGGCTGCTGGGCGAGAAGGTCGGCGAGAGCGTCGGCTACACCGTGCGCGGCGAACGGGTCGTCGGTCCACGCGCGCGCGTGGAGGTCGTCACGACCGGTGTCCTGCTGCAACGGTTGCAGCGGGACCAGGAGTTGCCGGGCGTCGACGTCGTCGTGCTCGACGAGTGCCATGAACGGCATCTGGACGCGGACACGGTCGCGGCGTTCCTCCTGGACGTACGCGCGGCGCTGCGGCCCGAACTGCGGCTGGTGGCGGCGTCGGCGACGACGGACGCGCAGGGCTGGGCCCGGCTGCTGGGCGGGGCGCCGGTGGTCGCGGCGCAGGGGGTGTCGTACCCCGTCGAGATCGTGTGGGCGCCGCCGGCCCGTCCGGTACGGCCGCCGCACGGGATGCGGGTGGACCCGGCGGCGTTGACGCATGTGGCGTCGGTGGTGCGGCGGGCGCTGGCCGAACGGGAGGGTGACGTCCTGTGCTTCCTGCCGGGGGTCGGCGAGATCGCGCGGGTGGCCGGGCAGCTGGGGGATCTCGGTGACGTGGAGGTGCTCCAGGTGCACGGGCGGGCGCCGGCGGCCGTGCAGGACGCGGTGCTGGCGGGCGGGGAGCGCCGTCGGGTGGTCCTGGCGACCTCGGTGGCCGAGTCCTCGCTGACGGTGCCCGGGGTGCGGGTGGTCGTGGACTCCGGGCTCGCGCGGGAGCCACGGGTCGACCACGCGCGCGGGCTGAGCGCGCTGACGACGGTACGGGCCTCGCAGGCGGCCGGGCGGCAACGGGCCGGGCGGGCGGGGCGCGAGGCTCCCGGCGCGGTCTACCGCTGCTGGGCGGAGGCCGAGGACGCCCGTCTGCCGCGCTTCCCCTCCCCGGAGATCAAGGTGGCCGACCTGACGGCGTTCGCCTTGCAGGCGGCGTGCTGGGGCGATCCGGAGGGGACCGGGCTCGCTCTGCTGGACCCGCCGCCGGGCGGGGCGATGGCGGCGGCGCGGAGCGTCCTCGCGGCGATCGGCGCGGTCTCCGCCACGGGGCGGGCCACGGAACGCGGCACCCGGATGTCCCGCCTGGGCCTGCACCCCCGGCTGGCCCGCGCCCTCCTCGACGCGACGCCCCTGGTCGGAGCGGAGCGCGCGGCGGAGGTGGTCGCGCTGCTGAGCGAGGAGCCGCCACGGGAGTACGGCGACGATCTGGCCGCCGCGCTGCGCCGTGCCCGGCGCGGTGGTGACGCCTACGCGGCCCGCTGGCGCACGGAGACACGGCGTCTGCGGGCCGCATCACCGCCCGCGCCTCCGGCGCGGTCCCTTTCCCACCCGCAATCCACCCATGACTCCCCACCGGGCGAACCGTGCGGTGATGCTCCGCAGGGTGGCGGGGAGGATCGGCGGGTCGGGGTGGTGGTGGCGCTCGCGTTTCCCGAGCGGGTCGCAAAGCGGGACGGGGGGTCGTATCTCATGGTCTCCGGGACTCGGGCCGAGGTGCCGGAGGGGTCCGCGTTGCGCGGGGTGCCCTGGATCGCCGTGGCTGTCGCCGACCGGGCGGTGGGCGCCGGGCACGCGCGCGTGCGGCTCGGGGTCGTCGTGGACGAGGGGGTCGCGAGGGAGGCCGCCGGGAATCTGTACGGCCGGGTGGAGGAGGTCGCGTGGCGGGACGGGGACGTCGTCGCCCGGCGGGTGGAGCGGCTGGGGGCCGTGGAGTTGGCGGTGCGGCCGTTGCGGGAGGCGGCACCCGGCCTCGTACGGGAGGCGTTGCTGGAAGGGCTGCGGACCGAGGGGCTCGGCCTGTTGCGGTGGTCCGAGGACGCGGCCCGGCTGCGGGAGCGGCTCGCGTTCCTGCGGGAGCGGCTCGGCGAGCCGTGGCCCGAGGTGTCCGACGGTGCCCTGCACGCGCGCGTGGACGACTGGTTGGAGCCGGAGTTGGGCCGGGCCCGGCGGCGGGCGGACCTCGGGCGGATCGACGCCGGGGAGGGGCTGCGGCGGCTGCTGCCGTGGGCCACGGGCGACGCCGTACGGCTGGACGAGCTGGCGCCCGAGCGGATCGAGGTGCCGAGCGGGTCCCGGATCCGGGTCGACTACGCGCGGCCCGAGCAGCCGGTGCTGGCGGTGAAGCTGCAGGAGATGTTCGGGCTGCGGGAGTCGCCCGTGCTGGCCGGGGTGCCGGTGCTGGTGCATCTGCTGTCGCCCGCCGGGCGGCCCGCCGCCGTCACCGCCGACCTCGCCTCGTTCTGGAGGGACGGGTACAAGGCCGTACGGGCGGAGCTGCGCGGGCGCTATCCCAAGCATCCGTGGCCCGAGGACCCGGCGACGGCCGAGGCGACCCGGCACACGAACGCGCGGCTCAGGCGTTGA
- a CDS encoding DUF4184 family protein has translation MPFTLSHAAAVLPALRGNGTARGPLVASVLVAGSFAPDMTYYVASVLPEAMEFGDVTHSFAGVFTVDVLVTWALVGLWLLLREPLVALLPRGRQGRVAALVRCGSGARRFSPSLVLWWYVSAALGSLTHVVWDAFTHLDRWGMRLFPVLGEEIAGSPLYWYLQYGGSAVAAVAIAAFLRLALRRQPVAEPVGVPVLSSADRWVAGAVIGGCALVAAVQRVARWWAHWGAVAKPYEVIPTVCFGAGAGLVVGVVLYGVGVRARRPAPAAPVPGVDAEADSSVRR, from the coding sequence TTGCCCTTCACGCTCAGCCACGCGGCCGCCGTACTGCCCGCCCTGCGGGGGAACGGGACCGCACGCGGACCTCTGGTGGCGTCGGTCCTCGTCGCCGGTTCGTTCGCGCCCGACATGACCTACTACGTGGCGAGCGTCCTGCCCGAGGCCATGGAGTTCGGCGATGTCACGCACTCCTTCGCCGGGGTCTTCACCGTCGACGTCCTCGTCACCTGGGCGCTGGTCGGGCTGTGGCTGCTGCTCCGTGAGCCGCTGGTCGCGCTGCTGCCGAGGGGGCGGCAGGGCAGGGTGGCCGCGCTGGTGCGCTGCGGGAGCGGGGCGCGGCGGTTCAGCCCCTCGCTGGTCCTGTGGTGGTACGTGTCCGCCGCCCTCGGATCGCTGACCCATGTGGTGTGGGACGCGTTCACGCATCTCGACCGGTGGGGGATGCGGCTCTTCCCCGTCCTCGGCGAGGAGATCGCGGGCTCGCCGCTCTACTGGTACCTCCAGTACGGCGGCTCCGCGGTCGCGGCGGTCGCGATCGCCGCCTTCCTCCGGCTGGCCCTGCGCCGGCAGCCGGTGGCCGAGCCCGTGGGCGTGCCCGTGCTGTCCTCGGCCGACCGGTGGGTGGCGGGCGCGGTCATCGGGGGCTGCGCGCTGGTCGCGGCCGTGCAGCGGGTGGCCCGCTGGTGGGCGCACTGGGGTGCGGTCGCCAAGCCGTACGAGGTGATCCCGACCGTGTGCTTCGGGGCGGGCGCCGGGCTGGTGGTCGGCGTGGTCCTGTACGGCGTCGGTGTCAGGGCGCGGCGTCCGGCTCCGGCCGCTCCGGTGCCCGGCGTCGACGCGGAGGCGGACAGCTCGGTCCGCCGCTGA
- a CDS encoding lytic transglycosylase domain-containing protein, producing MAAQFGLRLRKGAATTALAAATVAALAASQAPGVTTDSAGRQSAGAPSPEMSTQADETASGNSQYFTDLPPLDSPTPTTGTGGTSGTTGGSERGIPATVLDAYKKAESSLRDSKPGCNLPWQLLAAIGKVESGQARGGQVDAEGTTTGILGPQLNGNGFANISDTDNGVYDDDTTHDRAVGPMQFIPSTWEWAGRDGNDDGVKDPNNIYDAALAAGHYLCRFDWDLSNDANLRSAILSYNNSTEYYNTVMTWLEYYRKGTHEIPDGTGSLPETPSSGNTDSSGSGGNDNGDSSASPSPSPTPPKPEKPETEEPGGGTTTPPPPTTNPPSTPGTPGTPTDTVDHLENAGAANLTAMAGDTFTGRLVTRTETKAGKAVAKVRVRFTVVGDSDTTFTGGEKVATVQTDSAGKATAPALVAGEKTGTVTVRATVVGRTVAALDHKVTVTARRADALARTTTTALTCVPNGEFAEQIGLKATYRGAIADNVAVKATLVKSLLDVTENDKGPYFKDADEKPVRTLALETDADGLLTLPKLSADDAVGTFLLRVETEGGATLTLELTVEEPAEPTEPTDPATPADAETPSTDAS from the coding sequence ATGGCGGCGCAGTTCGGTTTGAGGCTCCGCAAGGGGGCGGCCACGACCGCCCTGGCCGCGGCCACGGTGGCGGCGCTGGCCGCCTCCCAGGCCCCGGGAGTGACCACCGACAGCGCGGGCAGACAGAGCGCGGGCGCGCCCTCGCCGGAGATGAGCACCCAGGCGGACGAGACCGCCTCGGGCAACTCCCAGTACTTCACGGACCTTCCGCCCCTCGACAGCCCCACCCCGACGACGGGCACGGGCGGCACCTCGGGCACCACCGGCGGCTCCGAGCGCGGCATACCCGCGACCGTCCTCGACGCCTACAAGAAGGCGGAGTCGTCGCTGCGCGACTCCAAGCCCGGCTGCAATCTGCCCTGGCAGCTCCTCGCCGCCATCGGCAAGGTGGAGTCCGGCCAGGCGCGCGGCGGCCAGGTCGACGCCGAGGGCACGACGACCGGCATCCTCGGCCCGCAGCTCAACGGCAACGGCTTCGCGAACATCAGCGATACCGACAACGGCGTGTACGACGACGACACCACGCACGACCGGGCGGTCGGCCCGATGCAGTTCATCCCCTCCACCTGGGAGTGGGCGGGCCGCGACGGCAACGACGACGGCGTCAAGGACCCCAACAACATCTACGACGCCGCCCTCGCCGCCGGCCACTATCTGTGCCGCTTCGACTGGGACCTGTCGAACGACGCCAACCTGCGCAGCGCGATCCTCAGCTACAACAACTCGACGGAGTACTACAACACCGTCATGACGTGGCTGGAGTACTACCGCAAGGGCACCCACGAGATCCCGGACGGCACCGGCTCCCTGCCCGAGACCCCGAGCTCCGGCAACACCGACAGCTCCGGCAGCGGCGGGAACGACAACGGCGACTCCTCGGCGAGCCCCAGCCCCAGCCCCACCCCGCCGAAGCCGGAGAAGCCGGAGACCGAGGAGCCCGGCGGCGGCACCACCACGCCGCCCCCGCCGACCACCAACCCGCCCTCGACGCCCGGCACTCCGGGCACCCCCACCGACACGGTGGACCACCTGGAGAACGCGGGCGCGGCGAACCTCACGGCCATGGCCGGCGACACCTTCACCGGCAGGCTCGTCACCCGCACCGAGACCAAGGCGGGCAAGGCCGTGGCGAAGGTCCGGGTCCGTTTCACCGTCGTCGGCGACTCGGACACCACCTTCACCGGTGGCGAGAAGGTCGCGACCGTCCAGACCGACAGCGCGGGCAAGGCCACCGCCCCGGCGCTCGTGGCCGGGGAGAAGACCGGCACGGTCACGGTCCGCGCCACCGTCGTCGGCCGTACCGTGGCCGCTCTCGACCACAAGGTCACCGTCACCGCCCGCCGGGCCGACGCCCTCGCCCGCACCACGACCACCGCGCTGACCTGCGTCCCGAACGGGGAGTTCGCGGAGCAGATCGGCCTCAAGGCCACCTACCGGGGCGCGATCGCGGACAACGTCGCGGTCAAGGCGACCCTCGTCAAGTCGCTCCTCGACGTCACCGAGAACGACAAGGGCCCCTACTTCAAGGACGCGGACGAAAAGCCCGTACGCACCCTGGCACTGGAGACCGACGCGGACGGCCTCCTCACCCTCCCGAAGCTCTCCGCGGACGACGCCGTCGGCACGTTCCTGCTCCGCGTGGAGACCGAGGGCGGCGCGACCCTCACCCTGGAACTGACGGTGGAGGAACCCGCCGAGCCGACGGAGCCCACGGACCCGGCCACGCCCGCCGATGCGGAGACCCCGAGCACCGACGCGTCCTAG
- a CDS encoding class I SAM-dependent methyltransferase produces MTPPERVAPRRLRKSTTREPIIQEPDVHEADAVHGAGDTSEADDAEATRRDAGVTESSRANRGWWDRNADEYQIEHGTFLGDDRFVWGPEGLDEVEAELLGPPEELKGSDVLEIGAGAAQCARWLAAQGARPVALDLSHRQLQHALRIGGSFPLVCADAGDLPFADASFDLACSAYGALPFVADPVRVLREVRRVLRPGGRFVFSATHPIRWAFPDEPGPEGLTVSGSYFDRTPYVEQDDKGNAVYVEHHRTIGDRVRDVVAAGFRLVDLVEPEWPSWNTSEWGGWSPLRGNLIPGTAIFVCERD; encoded by the coding sequence GTGACACCACCGGAGCGGGTCGCGCCACGCAGGTTACGGAAGAGTACGACGAGGGAGCCGATCATCCAAGAGCCCGATGTCCACGAAGCCGACGCGGTCCACGGGGCCGGCGACACGTCCGAGGCGGACGACGCGGAGGCCACCCGGCGCGACGCCGGGGTGACGGAGAGTTCCCGGGCCAACCGGGGCTGGTGGGACCGCAACGCCGACGAGTACCAGATCGAGCACGGCACGTTCCTCGGCGACGACCGGTTCGTCTGGGGTCCGGAAGGGCTCGACGAGGTGGAGGCGGAGCTGCTGGGGCCGCCCGAGGAGTTGAAGGGCAGCGACGTCCTGGAGATCGGCGCCGGTGCCGCGCAGTGCGCGCGCTGGCTGGCCGCCCAGGGTGCCCGCCCGGTCGCCCTGGACCTCTCCCACCGCCAGCTGCAGCACGCCCTGCGCATCGGCGGATCGTTCCCCCTGGTGTGCGCCGACGCCGGTGATCTGCCGTTCGCGGACGCCTCCTTCGACCTGGCGTGCTCGGCGTACGGGGCGCTGCCCTTCGTCGCCGACCCCGTGCGGGTGCTGCGGGAGGTCCGCCGAGTGCTGCGCCCCGGTGGCCGTTTCGTCTTCTCGGCGACCCATCCGATCCGCTGGGCCTTCCCCGACGAGCCCGGCCCCGAGGGCCTCACCGTCTCCGGCTCCTACTTCGACCGCACGCCGTACGTCGAGCAGGACGACAAGGGGAACGCGGTCTACGTCGAGCACCACCGCACGATCGGCGACCGCGTCCGGGACGTCGTGGCGGCGGGCTTCCGGCTGGTCGACCTGGTGGAGCCGGAGTGGCCCTCCTGGAACACCTCCGAGTGGGGCGGCTGGTCCCCGCTGCGCGGCAACCTGATCCCCGGGACGGCGATCTTCGTGTGCGAGCGGGACTGA
- a CDS encoding DUF3068 domain-containing protein: MRRRAGLILLALAVFFTALSPLLRWYVFPNLAKIPANQYQDMVLEAKDATLLDYATMTARTVPKVTIVQTLKGDVEASEEIEKTTDRDVVVWDGLSYVQGPDGETVSRIPERYIFDAHTQEPVHAKGETVDGDPVKREGLEFKWPFLTEKRDYEYFDAQARITAPIHYKGTQDFRGVEVYYFEQTIPWTEVPFPRVMPVEGITRETVAQTGTTRWYTTVRKFWVEPVTGAPVYGEEIHKEELRGGTLLGDREKVTAFAGHVKMREDYIEHTVDLVESQRLLVLLMTSYLPWGFLGLGILLLALSLYVEARGRRPGEPESSRPTETEPVNA; the protein is encoded by the coding sequence ATGCGCCGTAGGGCCGGTCTGATCCTGCTCGCGCTCGCCGTGTTCTTCACCGCGCTGTCCCCACTGCTGCGCTGGTACGTCTTCCCGAACCTGGCCAAGATCCCGGCGAACCAGTACCAGGACATGGTCCTGGAGGCGAAGGACGCCACCCTCCTCGACTACGCCACCATGACCGCCCGTACGGTTCCGAAGGTCACCATCGTGCAGACCCTCAAGGGCGATGTGGAGGCCTCCGAGGAGATCGAGAAGACCACCGACCGGGACGTCGTCGTCTGGGACGGCCTGTCGTACGTCCAGGGCCCGGACGGCGAGACGGTCTCCCGCATCCCAGAGCGGTACATCTTCGACGCCCACACCCAGGAACCCGTGCACGCCAAGGGCGAGACGGTCGACGGCGACCCCGTGAAGCGGGAGGGCCTGGAGTTCAAGTGGCCCTTCCTCACGGAGAAGAGGGACTACGAGTACTTCGACGCCCAGGCCCGGATCACCGCCCCCATCCACTACAAGGGCACCCAGGACTTCCGCGGCGTCGAGGTCTACTACTTCGAGCAGACCATCCCCTGGACCGAGGTGCCCTTCCCGCGCGTGATGCCCGTCGAGGGCATCACCCGGGAGACGGTCGCGCAGACCGGCACGACCCGCTGGTACACCACGGTCCGCAAGTTCTGGGTGGAACCCGTCACCGGCGCCCCCGTCTACGGCGAGGAGATCCACAAGGAGGAGCTCCGCGGCGGCACACTCCTGGGCGACCGCGAGAAGGTGACCGCCTTCGCCGGGCACGTGAAGATGCGCGAGGACTACATCGAGCACACCGTCGACCTGGTCGAGTCCCAGCGCCTCCTGGTCCTCCTCATGACCTCCTACCTGCCCTGGGGCTTCCTCGGCCTCGGCATCCTGCTCCTCGCGCTCTCCCTCTACGTCGAGGCCCGGGGCCGCCGCCCCGGCGAACCGGAGTCCAGCAGGCCCACGGAGACCGAGCCGGTCAACGCCTGA
- a CDS encoding SPW_0924 family protein, with translation MRALIAVATGLVLALALAFTLTAVGSPTGETSPKPLLTTIPAHP, from the coding sequence ATGCGCGCCCTGATCGCCGTCGCGACCGGTCTCGTCCTCGCCCTCGCCCTGGCGTTCACCCTCACGGCCGTGGGCTCACCGACGGGTGAGACGTCCCCGAAGCCGTTGCTCACGACGATCCCCGCACATCCGTAG